A window from Azoarcus sp. DD4 encodes these proteins:
- a CDS encoding serine protease produces the protein MIESILLTAARVFTFEQQRQLTNASGFFFERGSRLFLVTSRHVMFDRPSRHFPDRLEIELHIDSANIAKSTGFSIPLYRNGKSLWRQGQDSAGEIDVAVIELERSALPPTAVYRAFTPAHLHDPNRQVEVGSSVLVVGFPLGFHDTLHHLPVVRQAGIASSFGLRFQGEGYFLTDARTHRGGSGAPVVMRLPDHASAYGDLPWLLLGVHSARLDVGTRDLKLDEALGLNCAWYSDILLTLTEH, from the coding sequence ATGATCGAATCCATCCTGCTCACGGCCGCCCGCGTCTTCACCTTCGAGCAGCAGCGCCAGCTCACCAATGCCAGCGGCTTCTTTTTCGAGCGCGGCAGCCGTCTGTTCCTCGTCACCAGCCGGCATGTGATGTTCGACCGGCCGAGCCGGCATTTCCCCGACCGCCTCGAGATAGAGCTGCACATCGACTCGGCCAACATCGCGAAATCCACCGGCTTCTCCATCCCGCTCTATCGCAACGGCAAGAGCCTGTGGCGCCAGGGCCAGGACTCGGCCGGCGAGATCGATGTCGCCGTGATCGAACTCGAACGCAGCGCGCTGCCGCCGACCGCGGTCTACCGCGCCTTCACCCCCGCACACCTGCACGACCCCAACCGCCAGGTCGAAGTCGGCTCCTCGGTACTCGTGGTGGGCTTCCCGCTCGGCTTTCACGACACCCTGCACCACCTGCCGGTGGTACGGCAGGCCGGCATCGCCTCGTCCTTCGGCCTGCGTTTCCAAGGCGAAGGCTATTTCCTCACCGACGCCCGCACCCATCGCGGCGGCAGCGGCGCACCGGTGGTCATGCGCCTGCCCGACCACGCCTCGGCCTACGGCGACCTGCCCTGGCTGTTGCTCGGCGTGCATTCGGCGCGGCTCGACGTCGGCACCCGCGATCTCAAGCTGGACGAAGCGCTCGGTCTCAACTGCGCCTGGTATTCCGACATTCTGTTGACGCTGACCGAGCACTGA